Proteins encoded together in one Desulfovibrio sp. window:
- a CDS encoding lysophospholipid acyltransferase family protein, producing the protein MNQVTEPKTIDLFTLESKVKNPLARTVLRAVGKPLGRVLALDMISRLSRNIPAGATGRDYLREVIRAFGFTCTVTPEDIERIPKQGPLVVVANHPFGGMEGLLLAEMLHQARPDVKIMANYLLGHIRELRDMFILVDPFGTEKALGRNIAPLRESIAWLRDGACLGVFPAGEVAHFTMREGRVAEPVWSPSIARIIRACGATVVPVHFSGANGPMFHLAGLVHPRLRTMLLGREFVNKAHKTVEVRIGAPIPPSQLEEMGDKQAADYLRLRTEIMGKAAAKPKITFSRFPLRTISRQEALIAPVDPGLMANEVGRLPERGLLLTSGEFSVYEAKASSIPLVLREIGRLRELTFRKVGEGTGKSCDLDAFDKHYSHVFIWNNKKLEVAGAYRLGRTDEILSGNGGKGLYVSTLFKLKTGFMLELGPALEMGRSFVCPEYQKSYNALLLLWKGIGTLVAREPKYRKLFGPVSITNEYQAASRQLIAGYFESKREMPQLAKLVKPRSPLKGSSWLKRAAKALVSDVEQLSELVRAVEGDQKGIPVLLRQYLKLGGKLLAFNVDREFSDALDGLIVVDLLNTERRQLERYLGKEGAEAFLEYHQGGYRHSA; encoded by the coding sequence ATGAACCAAGTGACAGAACCGAAAACAATCGACCTTTTCACACTGGAATCCAAAGTCAAGAACCCTCTGGCCAGAACGGTGCTCAGAGCCGTGGGGAAGCCTCTCGGCAGGGTCTTGGCGTTGGACATGATCTCGCGGCTTTCCAGAAACATCCCCGCAGGTGCCACAGGGCGGGACTACTTGCGCGAAGTCATTCGGGCTTTTGGGTTTACCTGCACCGTAACCCCTGAGGATATTGAGCGCATACCCAAGCAAGGGCCACTGGTGGTTGTGGCCAATCATCCCTTCGGAGGGATGGAGGGGCTTTTGCTGGCCGAGATGCTCCACCAGGCACGCCCGGACGTGAAGATAATGGCCAACTACCTGCTCGGGCACATCCGGGAGCTTCGGGACATGTTCATCCTGGTGGATCCGTTCGGCACTGAAAAAGCTCTGGGCCGAAACATCGCCCCGCTGCGAGAGAGCATCGCCTGGCTGCGCGATGGGGCCTGCCTCGGGGTGTTCCCGGCCGGAGAAGTCGCTCATTTCACCATGCGCGAGGGCCGAGTGGCGGAACCCGTCTGGAGCCCTTCCATCGCACGCATCATAAGGGCCTGCGGGGCCACGGTGGTCCCCGTGCATTTTTCCGGAGCCAATGGCCCCATGTTTCATCTGGCCGGTTTGGTGCACCCGAGGCTTCGCACCATGCTGCTTGGGCGCGAGTTCGTGAACAAAGCCCACAAGACCGTAGAGGTCCGTATCGGGGCCCCAATCCCCCCCTCTCAACTTGAAGAAATGGGCGACAAGCAGGCTGCCGACTATTTGCGCCTTCGCACGGAAATCATGGGCAAAGCAGCCGCGAAGCCCAAGATCACATTCAGCCGCTTCCCCCTCCGTACCATCAGCCGCCAGGAGGCCCTGATAGCTCCAGTGGATCCGGGACTCATGGCCAACGAAGTTGGCAGGCTTCCTGAGCGCGGCCTTCTGCTCACCAGCGGCGAGTTTTCGGTGTACGAGGCCAAAGCCAGCTCTATCCCCTTGGTGCTCAGGGAGATAGGTCGATTAAGAGAGCTCACTTTCCGGAAGGTGGGAGAGGGAACGGGCAAATCTTGCGATCTGGACGCCTTCGACAAGCACTACAGCCACGTGTTCATTTGGAACAACAAAAAGCTGGAAGTGGCGGGTGCTTATCGTTTGGGAAGAACGGATGAGATTCTCAGTGGAAATGGCGGGAAAGGGCTTTATGTCTCCACTTTGTTCAAGCTCAAAACGGGCTTCATGCTCGAACTCGGCCCTGCTCTTGAGATGGGCCGTTCCTTCGTGTGTCCTGAGTATCAGAAAAGTTACAATGCCCTGCTCCTGCTCTGGAAGGGCATTGGTACGCTGGTTGCCCGCGAGCCCAAATACCGCAAACTTTTCGGCCCTGTAAGCATCACCAATGAGTACCAGGCCGCTTCAAGGCAACTGATCGCCGGGTACTTCGAGTCCAAAAGGGAAATGCCTCAGCTTGCAAAACTGGTGAAGCCACGGTCTCCGTTGAAGGGTTCCTCCTGGCTGAAAAGGGCAGCCAAAGCCTTGGTGTCCGACGTGGAACAGCTGTCGGAGCTGGTGAGAGCCGTGGAGGGCGATCAAAAAGGCATTCCCGTCCTGTTGCGCCAATACCTGAAGCTCGGCGGAAAGCTCCTGGCTTTCAACGTTGACCGGGAGTTCAGCGACGCCCTGGACGGACTCATAGTGGTGGACTTGCTCAATACGGAGCGCCGACAGCTTGAGCGCTATTTGGGCAAGGAGGGCGCGGAAGCCTTCCTGGAATATCACCAGGGAGGATACAGACATAGCGCGTGA
- a CDS encoding MerR family transcriptional regulator — MSHAKLYSISAIAKLLDLPESTLHYWKNRFDQLLPSVGQGRHRRFRAEAVDIFRSIGNLLGSGLSVADAKAELSKTLPVNITPDETAVVTPVQFRGMGQVDQGCGEELAMRIGTAMAEAIGEKLQGLLTQAGGQPGQMALPDETVDALKAELARARSEIEELRLSKDEMQGKLTVLEAELIRLRKDGREMEKHLLGKIKAAQQA, encoded by the coding sequence GTGTCACACGCCAAGCTTTATTCCATCTCCGCCATTGCCAAGCTCCTGGACTTGCCCGAGTCCACCCTGCACTATTGGAAGAACCGCTTCGACCAGCTCCTCCCCAGTGTGGGTCAAGGCCGGCACAGACGGTTTCGAGCCGAAGCGGTGGACATCTTCCGGTCCATTGGCAACCTCCTGGGGTCAGGACTGTCCGTTGCCGATGCCAAGGCCGAGCTCTCCAAAACCCTGCCGGTGAACATCACCCCCGACGAAACCGCCGTGGTTACTCCCGTGCAGTTCCGAGGGATGGGCCAAGTTGATCAGGGCTGCGGCGAGGAGCTTGCCATGCGTATCGGCACGGCAATGGCCGAGGCTATCGGAGAGAAGCTTCAAGGGCTTCTCACACAGGCTGGTGGGCAGCCGGGACAGATGGCACTGCCGGACGAAACGGTGGACGCCCTCAAGGCTGAGTTAGCACGTGCCCGCTCCGAAATCGAGGAACTCAGGCTGTCCAAGGATGAAATGCAGGGCAAGCTCACAGTACTCGAGGCTGAGTTGATCCGGCTGCGCAAGGACGGACGTGAGATGGAAAAACACTTGTTGGGGAAGATAAAGGCCGCCCAGCAGGCATAG
- a CDS encoding DoxX family membrane protein: MSSRIFEHIRFVLTHPWLAVAFRLYIGGIFIYASVYKINYPAEFADSIASYELVPYWAVGMMTVIMPWTELICGVLVIAGIRPKAAILVLMGLMVLFTVAIVITLARGVPIGCGCFHSLEDQISWRTFFRDIAWLAITVHVYLYDRRLHMENLFLARVKEL; encoded by the coding sequence ATGAGCTCAAGGATTTTCGAACATATCCGGTTCGTTCTGACGCATCCATGGCTGGCCGTGGCGTTCAGGCTATACATCGGGGGAATCTTTATCTACGCCAGTGTCTACAAGATCAATTATCCCGCGGAATTCGCCGACTCCATCGCCAGCTACGAGCTTGTTCCCTACTGGGCGGTGGGAATGATGACCGTCATAATGCCATGGACAGAACTCATTTGCGGCGTGCTGGTCATCGCGGGCATACGCCCCAAGGCAGCCATCCTGGTTCTGATGGGGCTTATGGTCCTGTTCACCGTGGCCATCGTCATCACGCTGGCCAGAGGGGTTCCCATTGGATGCGGCTGTTTTCACTCTTTGGAGGATCAGATCAGCTGGAGAACGTTTTTTAGGGACATCGCCTGGTTGGCCATAACGGTTCACGTATACCTGTACGACCGCAGGCTGCACATGGAGAACCTTTTCCTGGCAAGGGTTAAGGAGCTGTAA
- a CDS encoding rhodanese-like domain-containing protein, which produces MPGADSQDNVGRADAPCADTFHLRILHDAARELSTLTTPRQIGKAFLLTAMGGLGASSAFFVLAGANEQSVGEDLVMHRGIPSGEARKLEQDSGQVWRQWLAKGGGDCLPGKPRVIIAEASRESALFPKGAKLLARWSQNGGLGGLLMLGPRLGNSEYGPEDRDFLLSLTDTLLGALSRAFLTQRLAAMGQDLALRNALLNNRVFQQDTLIQSLTEMSAMTSPEQLLESYLLSMAGTAGAGSAYVFLADRSGTIRSFVGRGGGRAKISGFDPVRFRQVVTSGLFTAGGRKSDWLEAPHDLAECGLPEDSPGIWFVAGEDAFGFVGLGPRLDGSPLDQGRRETLLAVTGAFLTSLRMVRLLEAQRLRNEELAASNNELARLIEELTSAKGEIDGLQRAKARIKDLVAQELNRVSRATWMDFGLILAVAAAIGFLFNWANPSGVDPLPSIWSRPEAVTVEAGTSRRLLESGQAVLIDARPQESFKVKHIDGATNVPSALFDFMYGMRLAKLPPEKPVLVYGRTVSRLYDETVADLLKKRGHKDVRILRGGMEAWKLAGGTLRP; this is translated from the coding sequence ATGCCTGGCGCAGACTCGCAAGACAATGTGGGCAGAGCGGACGCCCCATGCGCGGACACGTTTCATCTCAGAATTCTGCATGATGCGGCTCGCGAGCTCTCCACCCTGACGACTCCCCGCCAGATAGGTAAGGCTTTTCTCTTGACCGCCATGGGGGGGCTCGGCGCGTCATCGGCATTTTTCGTGCTCGCTGGAGCGAATGAACAATCTGTTGGGGAAGATTTGGTCATGCACCGTGGCATTCCTTCTGGGGAAGCACGAAAGCTGGAACAGGACTCCGGCCAGGTCTGGCGGCAGTGGCTGGCCAAGGGGGGCGGGGACTGTCTGCCCGGCAAACCTCGAGTCATCATCGCTGAAGCCAGCCGTGAGAGCGCTCTCTTTCCGAAGGGGGCCAAGCTTCTGGCACGCTGGAGTCAAAACGGCGGGTTGGGAGGGCTCCTGATGCTGGGCCCCAGACTTGGCAATTCCGAATACGGACCTGAGGACAGGGATTTCCTTCTGAGCCTGACCGACACGCTTCTCGGCGCCCTGTCCAGAGCATTCCTCACACAGCGCCTCGCCGCCATGGGACAGGATCTCGCCTTGCGCAACGCGCTTCTCAACAATCGGGTCTTTCAACAGGACACCCTGATCCAATCTCTCACCGAAATGAGCGCCATGACCTCCCCCGAGCAGCTCTTGGAGAGTTACCTGCTTTCCATGGCAGGGACAGCGGGGGCAGGGAGCGCCTATGTCTTTTTGGCCGATCGCTCTGGTACCATCCGGTCTTTCGTCGGCAGGGGAGGGGGGCGCGCCAAAATCTCAGGTTTTGATCCGGTCCGATTCCGGCAAGTGGTGACCAGCGGGCTGTTCACCGCTGGCGGGCGCAAGTCGGATTGGCTGGAAGCCCCGCATGACTTGGCGGAATGCGGTCTGCCGGAAGACAGCCCTGGGATATGGTTCGTGGCTGGCGAGGATGCTTTTGGGTTTGTTGGCCTGGGCCCCCGCCTGGACGGTTCCCCTTTGGATCAAGGCAGACGCGAAACCCTGCTGGCCGTGACAGGCGCTTTTCTTACCAGCCTGCGCATGGTGAGGCTCCTTGAAGCCCAGCGTCTGCGGAACGAGGAGCTTGCGGCCAGCAACAACGAATTGGCCCGGCTCATTGAAGAGCTTACCTCGGCGAAGGGTGAGATTGACGGACTTCAAAGGGCCAAGGCAAGAATCAAAGATCTGGTAGCCCAGGAATTGAATCGGGTATCCAGAGCGACCTGGATGGATTTCGGTCTGATACTGGCCGTGGCGGCAGCAATAGGGTTCCTGTTCAACTGGGCAAACCCTTCGGGGGTCGATCCGCTTCCATCCATCTGGTCCCGCCCCGAGGCGGTGACGGTAGAGGCGGGGACGTCCAGGAGGCTTTTGGAGAGTGGGCAAGCCGTTCTCATTGATGCCAGACCCCAAGAGTCATTTAAAGTGAAGCATATCGACGGGGCGACGAATGTGCCCTCGGCGCTGTTTGATTTCATGTACGGCATGCGGCTGGCCAAGCTTCCTCCTGAAAAGCCGGTGCTGGTCTACGGGCGCACGGTGAGCAGGCTCTACGATGAAACTGTGGCCGATCTTCTGAAAAAACGGGGGCACAAAGACGTACGGATTCTGCGGGGAGGCATGGAAGCCTGGAAGTTGGCGGGAGGAACGTTGCGACCATGA
- a CDS encoding TlpA family protein disulfide reductase, with the protein MTTLKTATLAAFAILTFVATTVTILRAEPPKVGAVLPQGLQLSAPLGAEERNYLGCGDGGTFKLSAVKADFVIIEVVGVYCPQCHIQAPLFDKFYARLTKDSELGGKVKMLGLAAGATKEEMEYLRDSGVYKYPVAWDPNFAVHKQLGEPKTPFTMVVDSKGKVLFAHMGIIEDVNAFYDQVSKLVR; encoded by the coding sequence ATGACCACGCTAAAGACTGCAACCCTGGCAGCGTTTGCCATTCTTACGTTTGTTGCCACTACTGTAACGATACTCCGGGCTGAGCCGCCCAAGGTTGGGGCGGTGCTGCCGCAAGGGCTCCAGCTGTCAGCGCCGCTTGGCGCGGAAGAGAGGAACTATCTTGGCTGCGGGGATGGAGGCACGTTCAAACTCTCGGCGGTCAAAGCTGACTTTGTCATCATTGAAGTCGTGGGTGTGTATTGCCCGCAGTGCCATATCCAGGCGCCGCTTTTCGATAAGTTCTACGCCAGGCTGACCAAGGATAGCGAACTTGGTGGCAAGGTGAAGATGCTTGGGCTGGCAGCGGGAGCAACCAAAGAGGAAATGGAATATTTGCGGGATTCGGGTGTGTACAAATATCCCGTGGCCTGGGACCCAAACTTCGCTGTTCATAAGCAGTTGGGGGAACCCAAAACGCCGTTCACAATGGTGGTCGATTCCAAAGGCAAGGTGCTTTTCGCCCATATGGGCATCATCGAGGATGTGAACGCCTTTTACGATCAAGTTTCCAAACTGGTGCGTTAG
- a CDS encoding response regulator, whose amino-acid sequence MKTVLVIDDEKPTLSMFCLLLEAMGYEVLTAESGAEGLELFESKRPKIVLTDIKMPDMDGLEVLSRIKALDAETQVIVVTGHGDVELALDSLSLDATGFIDKPIRQDVLQRELARARERLDSKGLAVEHVQVRRETGVLVVEVGGRLSAASETAFDAARDKAAELGQKVVVSLDESARLTGAGIALITQLLLACRDAGSLAVVAAATEEQRQLLQDAGVAHAGKIFPSEAEALASTAEQTV is encoded by the coding sequence ATGAAGACCGTCCTTGTCATTGACGACGAGAAACCCACGCTTTCGATGTTCTGCTTGTTGCTCGAGGCGATGGGCTACGAGGTCCTCACTGCGGAAAGCGGTGCGGAGGGGCTTGAGCTGTTTGAATCCAAACGGCCAAAAATTGTGTTAACCGATATCAAAATGCCCGACATGGACGGCCTGGAAGTCCTTTCCCGCATCAAGGCATTGGATGCAGAGACGCAGGTCATCGTCGTCACCGGGCATGGAGACGTGGAGCTGGCGCTGGATTCGCTGAGCTTGGACGCCACGGGTTTTATTGACAAGCCCATCCGGCAGGATGTGCTGCAACGGGAACTGGCCAGGGCTCGTGAACGTCTGGATTCCAAAGGTCTGGCAGTCGAGCATGTCCAGGTCCGGCGGGAGACTGGTGTGCTGGTGGTCGAGGTTGGTGGCAGGCTGTCGGCTGCTTCCGAAACCGCATTCGACGCGGCAAGGGACAAGGCGGCGGAGCTGGGTCAAAAGGTGGTGGTGAGTCTGGACGAGTCAGCGCGGCTAACGGGAGCGGGGATCGCCCTTATCACACAGTTGCTTCTTGCCTGCCGCGATGCGGGCTCTTTGGCGGTTGTGGCCGCTGCCACCGAAGAGCAGCGGCAATTGCTGCAGGACGCCGGCGTTGCACATGCGGGCAAGATTTTTCCTTCTGAAGCCGAGGCGCTGGCAAGCACTGCTGAACAAACAGTCTGA
- a CDS encoding DUF4124 domain-containing protein, translated as MLAYVCGLRSNLPYFLIAFLFAILAITFGPDVASPLHAAVYTWTDEKGVVHMTDRKVEDPSKNVTEIGNPSLPVGSGSRKEIILNVMAQARNDPKFAELHKIVDEYRRSHTYSMVDYFVCIDMALELFNILKTKQYSPKVMAGNVKTDVAGMDPAKRARTFDHAWVVVELSPGVHAALEGTGGVVVNEKTKNFEYYYQGLIFSNPRQAKETDVLMRKRNESCGKAVNIVEDWNANYAGRAADQRMVQTKGWVDAKVAECTEAQKQYEELVKKQYRTLY; from the coding sequence ATGCTTGCTTATGTCTGTGGGCTGCGCTCCAACCTTCCATATTTTCTCATCGCGTTCTTGTTCGCAATATTGGCAATAACGTTCGGACCAGACGTCGCCAGCCCTTTGCACGCTGCCGTCTACACATGGACGGACGAGAAGGGCGTGGTGCACATGACCGACCGCAAGGTCGAGGATCCGAGCAAGAATGTAACGGAAATAGGCAACCCAAGCCTCCCCGTGGGCTCGGGAAGCCGGAAGGAAATCATTCTCAATGTGATGGCTCAAGCCAGGAACGATCCCAAGTTTGCTGAACTGCACAAGATCGTCGACGAGTATCGGCGCAGCCATACCTATTCCATGGTGGACTACTTTGTCTGCATTGATATGGCCTTGGAGCTCTTCAATATTCTCAAGACCAAGCAATATTCCCCCAAAGTTATGGCCGGAAACGTCAAAACAGATGTCGCGGGAATGGATCCGGCCAAAAGAGCTAGGACCTTCGACCACGCCTGGGTGGTGGTGGAGCTTTCTCCGGGTGTCCATGCGGCACTGGAGGGTACCGGGGGGGTCGTGGTCAATGAGAAGACCAAGAATTTTGAATACTACTATCAGGGCCTGATCTTCTCGAATCCCCGTCAGGCCAAGGAGACCGACGTCCTGATGCGCAAGCGAAACGAGAGCTGCGGCAAGGCAGTGAATATAGTGGAGGATTGGAACGCCAACTACGCCGGCAGGGCCGCCGATCAGCGCATGGTTCAAACCAAGGGGTGGGTGGACGCCAAAGTCGCGGAATGCACCGAGGCCCAGAAACAATACGAAGAGCTCGTCAAAAAACAGTACCGTACCCTCTACTGA
- a CDS encoding N-acetylmuramoyl-L-alanine amidase, which yields MTRRLSLAVFLAFFVACLPLAGSAQAADASGDKDATAKPDAKKAGTDTNLKAGQQAKTPAKPSSSQKKAVVTDVQVYSGRDYSRIVVVLSGEAGRRWQLLPPDPKDGGVRRLYVDMDETVVRAGVPSRFDVRGDVARKVRLAPFKPGVTRLVVEVENLKNQNVFVMENPYRVIVDVQGEASRKEPGKESPKDQPKAQAGKAGIPLEKSGKKGSSPVVQGEKPGSPGVNLATPERKKMAKQLVEQLGLTVRTVMVDAGHGGRDSGARGVGGLYEKNVTLEVAKLLGKHLEKMGFEVLYTRTTDKYVPLEMRTAMANARKADLFVSVHCNAHGNPNSSGMETYSLNLASTPDEVRVAARENAVDPRRISDMQKILDELMHASKLTESREFAKSAHQTTLSQARKSLNLRDRGVHEAPFYVLLGAKMPAILVEIGYITNPSEGAKLKDEKYLDGLAKGIAEGVKGYKERIERFADKN from the coding sequence GTGACACGTCGGCTGTCTTTGGCGGTTTTTTTGGCTTTCTTCGTGGCGTGCCTGCCTCTGGCTGGTTCCGCCCAGGCCGCGGATGCAAGCGGGGACAAGGACGCCACAGCCAAGCCGGATGCCAAGAAAGCTGGAACGGATACAAACCTCAAGGCCGGCCAGCAGGCTAAGACTCCGGCCAAGCCTTCTTCCTCACAGAAGAAAGCCGTGGTCACGGACGTGCAGGTCTATTCCGGCCGTGACTACTCGCGCATCGTGGTGGTTCTCTCCGGAGAAGCCGGACGGCGCTGGCAGCTCCTGCCGCCGGACCCCAAGGACGGGGGAGTGCGCCGCCTCTACGTGGACATGGACGAAACCGTGGTCAGGGCCGGGGTGCCCAGTCGCTTCGATGTGCGCGGCGATGTGGCCCGGAAGGTGCGCCTGGCCCCGTTCAAGCCCGGAGTCACCCGTCTGGTGGTGGAGGTGGAGAACCTCAAAAACCAGAATGTGTTCGTGATGGAAAATCCCTATCGGGTGATCGTGGACGTGCAGGGTGAAGCCTCCAGGAAGGAACCGGGCAAGGAATCACCTAAAGACCAACCCAAGGCTCAGGCCGGCAAGGCTGGCATCCCTCTGGAAAAATCCGGAAAAAAAGGCTCCTCTCCCGTCGTTCAGGGAGAGAAACCCGGTTCGCCAGGCGTGAATCTAGCCACGCCAGAGCGCAAGAAAATGGCCAAACAGCTGGTGGAACAGCTGGGGCTCACGGTGCGGACCGTGATGGTTGACGCCGGGCACGGGGGGCGCGATTCCGGGGCGCGCGGTGTGGGCGGACTCTACGAGAAGAACGTGACCCTCGAGGTGGCCAAACTTTTGGGCAAGCACCTGGAGAAGATGGGCTTCGAGGTGCTCTACACCCGCACTACGGACAAGTACGTCCCCCTGGAAATGCGCACGGCCATGGCCAATGCCCGCAAGGCTGACCTGTTCGTGTCGGTCCACTGCAATGCCCACGGCAACCCGAACTCGTCCGGCATGGAGACCTATTCTTTGAACCTGGCCTCCACCCCTGACGAGGTGCGCGTGGCGGCCCGGGAAAACGCCGTGGATCCCAGGCGCATTTCGGACATGCAGAAGATATTGGACGAGCTCATGCACGCCTCCAAGCTCACCGAGTCCCGGGAGTTCGCCAAGTCCGCCCATCAGACAACCCTTTCCCAGGCCCGCAAAAGTCTTAATCTCCGGGATAGAGGCGTGCACGAGGCACCATTCTATGTTCTGCTCGGTGCCAAGATGCCTGCCATCCTTGTTGAGATCGGCTACATCACCAATCCCTCCGAAGGCGCCAAGTTAAAGGACGAGAAGTATCTCGACGGGTTGGCCAAAGGTATTGCCGAAGGTGTGAAAGGCTACAAGGAACGCATCGAACGCTTTGCGGACAAGAATTGA
- the glmS gene encoding glutamine--fructose-6-phosphate transaminase (isomerizing), with the protein MCGIIGYSGHRPAVPVIIEGLKRLEYRGYDSAGVAFIQHHELTVIRAEGKLVNLENKLAELPVHTATSGMGHTRWATHGLPVERNAHPHRDASGKIALVHNGIIENYQELREELKAKGVSFASETDTEILAQLVGLYLAESKKLDQAVSKALARVEGSYAICVVSLEHPGILYAARKSSPLVLGVGVGENFVASDIPAFLPYTREVVFLEDGEMVRIDSNSWKVLDASTLETVEKAPQHIAWDVQAAQKGGYKHFMLKEIFEQPRVITDCLAGRIDHKAGKAVLPDLEVVPAPERLFIVACGTSYHAGLWGLYLLETWAKIPTRVEIASEFRYRDPILGPGDTVLAISQSGETADTLAGMRLARERGAKVIGLCNVVGSTVSREADHVIYTQAGPEMSVASTKAMCSQLTLLTLLALHWGQEKGVLPQDVRSNCLKALEHLPEILTSELPRMRSRATELARAYSEARSFLFLGRGTCFPLALEGALKLKEISYIHAEGYASGEMKHGPIALIDPKFPTFALAPGDELYPKVKSNLEEVQARGGKVIALTRAGLDLKVDHTWEVPDVWGPMKAFMLLPALQLFAYEMADYLGKDVDQPRNLAKSVTVE; encoded by the coding sequence TAATCGGCTATAGCGGGCACCGTCCCGCAGTGCCAGTCATCATAGAGGGGCTTAAGCGCCTGGAGTACAGGGGATACGATTCAGCGGGCGTGGCCTTCATACAGCACCACGAGCTGACCGTGATCCGGGCCGAGGGCAAGCTCGTCAACTTGGAAAACAAGCTGGCCGAGCTTCCGGTGCATACCGCCACCTCGGGCATGGGGCATACCCGCTGGGCCACCCACGGCCTGCCCGTGGAGCGCAATGCCCACCCGCACCGCGACGCATCCGGCAAGATAGCCCTGGTGCACAACGGCATCATCGAGAATTACCAGGAACTGCGGGAGGAATTGAAGGCGAAAGGGGTGAGCTTCGCCTCTGAGACCGATACCGAGATCCTGGCGCAGCTGGTGGGGCTCTACTTGGCCGAGAGCAAGAAGCTCGACCAGGCCGTTTCCAAGGCTCTGGCCAGGGTGGAGGGCTCCTACGCCATCTGTGTGGTGTCGCTCGAGCACCCCGGCATCCTCTACGCCGCACGCAAGTCCTCGCCGCTCGTGCTGGGCGTTGGCGTTGGCGAGAACTTCGTGGCTTCGGACATCCCTGCCTTTTTGCCCTACACCCGCGAGGTGGTCTTTCTGGAGGACGGGGAGATGGTGCGCATCGACTCCAACTCCTGGAAGGTGCTGGACGCCTCCACCCTGGAGACGGTGGAGAAGGCCCCGCAGCACATCGCCTGGGACGTTCAAGCGGCCCAGAAGGGCGGGTACAAGCACTTCATGCTCAAGGAAATATTTGAGCAACCCCGGGTGATTACCGACTGCCTGGCCGGGCGCATCGACCATAAGGCAGGCAAGGCAGTGTTGCCCGACCTGGAAGTCGTTCCCGCTCCGGAGCGCCTGTTCATAGTGGCCTGCGGCACCAGCTATCATGCCGGTCTGTGGGGACTGTACCTGCTCGAAACCTGGGCCAAGATTCCCACCAGGGTGGAGATAGCCTCCGAGTTCCGCTACCGCGACCCCATACTGGGCCCAGGCGACACGGTGCTCGCCATCTCGCAGTCCGGTGAGACCGCGGACACCCTGGCCGGCATGCGCCTGGCGCGCGAGCGCGGAGCCAAGGTCATCGGCCTGTGCAACGTGGTTGGTTCCACGGTCTCGCGCGAGGCGGACCATGTGATCTACACCCAGGCCGGGCCGGAGATGTCCGTGGCTTCCACCAAGGCCATGTGTTCCCAGCTGACCCTGCTCACTCTTCTGGCCCTGCACTGGGGGCAGGAAAAGGGCGTACTCCCCCAGGATGTCCGTTCCAACTGCCTCAAAGCCCTGGAGCATTTGCCGGAAATTTTAACCTCTGAATTGCCTCGCATGCGCTCCCGGGCCACTGAATTGGCCCGGGCCTATTCGGAAGCCCGCAGTTTTCTCTTCCTGGGGCGCGGGACCTGCTTCCCACTGGCCCTGGAAGGGGCGCTCAAGCTCAAGGAGATCAGCTACATCCACGCCGAGGGCTACGCCTCGGGCGAGATGAAGCACGGGCCCATTGCGCTCATAGATCCCAAGTTCCCGACATTCGCCTTGGCTCCGGGTGATGAGCTCTATCCCAAGGTGAAATCCAACCTGGAGGAGGTTCAGGCCCGCGGCGGCAAGGTGATCGCCCTGACCCGGGCCGGACTCGATCTGAAAGTGGACCACACCTGGGAGGTGCCGGACGTCTGGGGCCCCATGAAGGCCTTCATGCTTCTGCCCGCATTGCAGCTCTTTGCTTACGAAATGGCCGACTACCTGGGCAAGGACGTGGACCAGCCGCGCAACCTAGCCAAATCCGTGACCGTGGAGTAG